A genomic region of Xanthocytophaga agilis contains the following coding sequences:
- a CDS encoding alpha/beta hydrolase domain-containing protein yields the protein MKRLVYTSFFLLSITLRAEIVKILITKTEPYENGRLFGTIGSYEKVYGQIVGEVDPKHTLNRIIQDIDLAPKNAREKVEYISEFILLRPKDNNRNNGILFLSLPNRGNVFPPDTTLLKRGYVYLWCAWQGDVLAGNNRLTMKVPVATENGKEITGMLRTEYQVLEPTQTLNLSSGAFSGNTHHSYETISLDNRGLVLTKRIHEADTRVSIPNTEWAFSDCSVVPFPGTPSTTQISLKEKFDPNYIYELIYIAKNPLIMGLGFAAIRDIVSFLRYQTQDQSGNSNPLITGTSIPIRATILQGVSQCSNFARTFLHLGFNQDENLKQVFDGVNAHIAPRRISLNVRFGRPGGGGLQHEDHLFPSNEPPFTWDVHYDPVSGITSGILEKCIQTGTCPKVIQTLSSSEYWQLRASLPTTDSYGKKDLVLPPNVRIYHFAGTQHTPYGITDKSSGFMTNPNSYIPYLRAILISLEEWIVTGKTPPESVYSTIAKGTLVSPDQKSTGWPKIPKVPYSGLVNKIPLLDFGPGFTTKYTTGILREPPKIIPGKNYTVLVPKVDPDGNELDGIRNITIRVPLGTYTGWSIRQKGFGEGDLASLSGMFIPFAKTKQERITSGDPRLSLEERYGSHEGYVSAVRKAAEELVKAGFLLPEDAQNEITKAEQSDTLNSR from the coding sequence TAAAAATTCTTATTACTAAAACGGAGCCTTACGAAAATGGCAGGTTATTCGGAACCATAGGATCATATGAGAAAGTATATGGTCAGATAGTTGGGGAAGTAGATCCCAAACACACTCTCAATAGAATTATTCAGGATATAGATCTGGCACCTAAAAATGCCAGGGAAAAAGTTGAATATATATCTGAATTTATTCTGCTTCGCCCAAAGGATAACAACCGAAATAATGGAATCTTATTTTTAAGCTTGCCCAATCGGGGAAATGTATTTCCTCCAGATACTACTCTTCTAAAAAGAGGTTATGTATATCTCTGGTGTGCCTGGCAGGGAGATGTATTAGCAGGAAACAACCGACTGACAATGAAAGTCCCTGTTGCAACAGAAAACGGCAAAGAGATTACGGGTATGCTACGAACTGAGTATCAGGTACTGGAACCGACTCAGACACTTAATCTGAGTAGTGGTGCATTCAGTGGAAACACCCATCACAGCTATGAAACTATTAGTCTGGATAATAGAGGACTAGTCCTCACAAAACGTATACATGAAGCTGATACTCGTGTTTCAATCCCCAATACAGAATGGGCTTTTTCGGATTGTAGCGTAGTCCCTTTTCCTGGTACACCCAGTACCACCCAAATTTCTCTAAAAGAAAAATTTGACCCCAATTATATCTATGAACTGATATATATCGCTAAAAATCCATTGATAATGGGGCTTGGATTTGCAGCTATACGTGATATAGTCTCATTTCTCCGATATCAGACCCAGGATCAATCTGGAAATAGTAATCCTCTGATTACAGGTACATCTATTCCCATACGAGCAACCATTTTACAGGGTGTATCCCAATGCAGTAACTTTGCACGAACATTTTTACATCTGGGATTTAACCAGGATGAAAATTTAAAACAGGTTTTTGATGGTGTTAATGCCCATATTGCCCCTCGTCGCATTTCACTGAATGTCCGGTTTGGACGTCCTGGAGGAGGAGGATTGCAACATGAGGATCACTTATTCCCCAGTAATGAACCTCCTTTTACCTGGGATGTACACTATGATCCCGTTTCTGGTATTACAAGTGGCATTCTGGAAAAATGTATTCAGACAGGTACCTGTCCTAAAGTTATACAGACACTAAGCTCATCCGAGTACTGGCAACTCAGAGCATCTCTCCCCACCACTGACTCCTATGGAAAGAAAGATCTGGTACTCCCTCCTAATGTTCGTATCTATCATTTTGCAGGTACCCAACATACGCCATATGGTATAACAGATAAGAGTAGTGGATTTATGACTAATCCCAACTCTTATATTCCATATCTGCGGGCAATTCTTATTTCTCTGGAAGAATGGATAGTAACAGGAAAAACTCCTCCAGAAAGTGTTTATTCTACTATAGCCAAAGGAACACTTGTTTCTCCTGATCAAAAAAGCACAGGCTGGCCTAAAATTCCCAAAGTGCCTTATAGTGGATTGGTCAACAAAATTCCTTTACTGGACTTTGGACCTGGATTTACAACCAAATATACCACAGGCATCCTGCGGGAACCGCCCAAAATTATTCCAGGAAAAAATTATACAGTCCTGGTTCCCAAAGTAGACCCAGATGGTAATGAACTGGACGGTATCCGAAACATTACCATACGCGTTCCTCTGGGTACCTATACAGGTTGGAGTATTCGTCAGAAAGGGTTTGGAGAAGGAGATCTTGCATCATTAAGTGGCATGTTCATTCCATTTGCCAAGACAAAACAAGAACGTATAACGTCAGGAGATCCGCGACTATCCCTGGAAGAACGTTATGGTAGTCATGAAGGATATGTTTCAGCAGTCAGAAAAGCAGCAGAGGAACTGGTTAAAGCAGGCTTCCTATTACCAGAAGACGCCCAGAATGAAATTACAAAGGCTGAACAAAGTGACACTCTAAACTCCAGATAA
- a CDS encoding HAMP domain-containing sensor histidine kinase codes for MIFYKTIRFRIALISAVIFILISTIGAVVCYILIRKTVERAAFRQTESQAYALLDRIEVDPVLIPLPQADEAARIELISSDSVHVLFESPQLKQFKITNRLNFRHNPVVHVTKFVDAETVLSVFFTSTRPEIAETLNRIAWVLGITIVFSGSIAAWLAYLAGNIFLQPIRHITEVARKIHLSERPQQVVEVPQTYDEVQQLAETFNQMLVRIGNEVEKQNHFFASASHELRTPLAILQTEIQVRLKGGNLPEDIQKLLENQLAETHRLRNLVEDFLMVSSLKNPDLLLLPTTVEMDELLLEVADRFTLLLHQRQLRLSIDLDSHTDSFDVQGDASKLKTVVSNLFDNAIKYAPENDLIQIRLFRNEQRKVTLIFENHYSGSGIDLDALTNAFYQTDTLASGFGMGLWISRRILELHQATLSLTNENEMFCVQIQFPFFPITD; via the coding sequence GTGATTTTTTACAAGACCATTCGTTTCCGGATTGCACTGATAAGTGCTGTTATATTTATCCTTATTTCAACTATTGGAGCTGTTGTTTGTTATATACTAATTCGCAAAACGGTAGAGCGGGCTGCATTTCGTCAGACAGAATCTCAGGCGTATGCCTTACTGGATCGTATAGAAGTTGACCCTGTTCTGATTCCCTTGCCACAGGCTGATGAGGCTGCCCGAATAGAATTGATCAGTTCAGACTCTGTGCATGTATTGTTTGAATCTCCTCAGCTTAAACAGTTTAAAATTACAAATCGTCTGAATTTTCGTCATAACCCTGTGGTTCATGTGACGAAGTTTGTAGATGCAGAAACAGTTCTTTCTGTATTTTTTACCAGTACCCGGCCTGAAATAGCTGAAACGTTAAATCGTATAGCCTGGGTTTTGGGAATCACTATCGTATTCAGTGGTAGCATAGCTGCCTGGCTGGCATACCTGGCCGGAAATATATTTTTACAGCCAATCAGGCACATAACAGAAGTTGCCAGAAAGATCCATCTGAGTGAACGTCCCCAACAAGTAGTAGAAGTACCACAAACCTATGATGAGGTTCAGCAGTTGGCTGAAACTTTCAATCAGATGCTGGTACGTATTGGTAACGAAGTTGAAAAGCAAAACCATTTCTTCGCTTCTGCTTCCCATGAGTTACGAACACCCCTTGCCATTCTGCAGACTGAGATACAGGTAAGGTTAAAAGGCGGGAATTTACCAGAGGATATACAAAAACTACTGGAAAACCAGTTGGCAGAAACACATCGGCTTCGAAATTTGGTTGAAGATTTTCTGATGGTCAGTTCCTTGAAGAATCCAGATCTGTTGTTATTGCCTACTACAGTAGAGATGGATGAGTTGCTATTGGAAGTTGCAGATCGGTTTACTCTGTTATTACACCAGAGACAATTGCGTTTGAGTATCGATTTGGATTCGCATACTGATTCATTCGATGTGCAGGGAGATGCTTCAAAACTAAAAACAGTTGTAAGTAACCTTTTTGATAATGCTATCAAATATGCTCCTGAAAACGACCTTATTCAGATAAGGCTTTTTCGAAATGAACAACGAAAGGTGACTTTGATCTTTGAAAATCACTATAGTGGAAGTGGAATAGATCTGGATGCTCTAACAAACGCATTTTATCAGACGGATACATTGGCTAGCGGATTTGGAATGGGTTTATGGATAAGTCGACGAATTCTGGAACTTCATCAGGCAACATTATCCTTAACGAATGAAAATGAAATGTTTTGTGTGCAGATTCAATTTCCTTTCTTCCCGATTACTGATTGA
- a CDS encoding BNR repeat-containing protein has product MKSFITLLFPPYAKRILLLFILCLIASAGIVYGQKTEPEVTIIPVGKGWASNSVNTVIFRRNALVTHGNYQYIAFYDSTRHVVLGKRKLKSKKWELVQTIFKGNAYDAHNCISIMVDGEGYLHLSWDHHDNQLRYAKSITPGSLTMTYKLPMTGVLEDKVSYPQFYRFPDGNLLFSYRNGASGRGNLVINKYFTASKKWQQITPNLIDGEGKRNAYSQTYVDPKGTIHISWVWRESPNVASNHDMCYARSRDSGITWEKSTGERYQLPINAASAEYVMQIPQNSELINQTSMFAGADGYPFIASYWRDQNEKVPQFRVIYYDGNKWSHLNTNFRKTPFSLSGGGTKRIPISRPYLVSWKDKGQTSVAVIFRDEERGSKVSVAICQNINSPAWEVKDLSAESVGSWEPTYDTELWKHKGILDLFVQKVEQTDAEGMSVIPAQEVQVMEVKFGR; this is encoded by the coding sequence ATGAAGAGTTTTATAACTCTTTTATTTCCTCCTTATGCCAAACGTATTCTTCTGCTTTTTATCCTTTGTCTTATAGCTAGTGCTGGTATTGTGTATGGTCAGAAGACGGAGCCTGAAGTAACTATTATTCCTGTGGGAAAAGGGTGGGCATCCAATTCTGTAAATACTGTTATATTCCGCAGGAATGCCTTAGTCACACATGGAAACTACCAATACATTGCATTTTATGATAGTACCCGGCATGTAGTTTTAGGTAAACGGAAGCTGAAAAGTAAGAAATGGGAATTAGTTCAAACCATTTTTAAAGGCAATGCTTATGATGCGCATAATTGTATAAGCATTATGGTAGATGGTGAAGGATACTTGCATCTTTCATGGGATCATCATGATAATCAGTTGCGATATGCTAAAAGTATTACTCCTGGTTCCTTAACTATGACCTATAAACTTCCAATGACAGGAGTATTGGAAGACAAAGTTTCTTATCCGCAGTTCTATAGATTTCCAGATGGAAACCTATTGTTCTCTTATAGAAATGGAGCTTCTGGTAGGGGAAATCTGGTAATTAACAAATACTTCACTGCCAGTAAAAAGTGGCAGCAAATCACTCCAAATCTGATCGATGGTGAAGGGAAGCGAAATGCCTATAGCCAGACCTATGTCGATCCCAAAGGTACAATCCATATCAGCTGGGTATGGCGTGAATCTCCTAATGTAGCCAGCAATCATGATATGTGTTATGCACGATCCAGAGATAGCGGCATAACCTGGGAAAAATCGACAGGGGAAAGATACCAGCTACCTATCAATGCTGCTTCGGCTGAATATGTTATGCAAATCCCGCAAAATAGTGAATTGATCAATCAGACCTCTATGTTTGCAGGAGCTGATGGCTATCCATTTATTGCCAGCTATTGGCGTGATCAAAATGAAAAAGTGCCTCAGTTTCGTGTGATATATTATGATGGAAACAAATGGAGTCACCTGAATACAAATTTCCGGAAAACCCCTTTTAGTCTGAGTGGTGGTGGCACCAAACGTATACCTATTTCCCGTCCCTATCTGGTTTCCTGGAAGGATAAAGGTCAAACATCCGTAGCTGTTATTTTTCGGGATGAAGAGCGAGGTAGTAAGGTTTCTGTGGCCATCTGTCAAAATATCAACAGTCCTGCTTGGGAAGTGAAAGACCTTAGTGCTGAATCAGTAGGGTCATGGGAACCTACCTATGATACAGAATTATGGAAACACAAAGGCATTCTGGATTTATTTGTCCAGAAGGTAGAACAAACCGATGCAGAAGGCATGTCTGTTATTCCTGCACAGGAAGTACAAGTGATGGAAGTAAAATTTGGCCGCTGA
- a CDS encoding citrate:proton symporter, translating to MLSFLGFSTILIFLLLIIFKRLSVLTALVLVPVVFGIIAGFSVKELSEMMLSGIKQVAPTGILLMFAVLYFSIMLDVGLFDPVIALIIRYAQGDPLKIIMGTAVLTMIVHLDGDGTATFMIVISAFLPLYTQLQINRLILTGIVALSVGPMHLVPWSGTSARAMATLNSDAVHIFNPNIPAIIAGIVWVLFVAYYLGKKERKRLGIVLLNYDPKTNLSEEKKGFRRPSLLWFNAITTIALIVILMKGWLPTPVLFVIASTIALLINFPKLKEQQLVLKAHGSNIFLVSGMIFAAGVFSGILTGTKMIDAMAHTLVSLIPQEHGNLLPVLTALTSMPASMLFTPDAYYFGVVPILSQAAQHYAIDPLQIGRAALLGQMTVGFPLSPLTASTFLLVGLAEVELGDHQRFIFKWALGTTLVMTLIALTTGSIQI from the coding sequence GTGCTCTCATTTCTTGGTTTCTCTACTATCCTCATTTTTTTACTGCTCATTATTTTCAAACGGTTGTCTGTTCTAACTGCGTTAGTCCTTGTTCCGGTTGTATTTGGGATTATTGCAGGCTTTTCAGTCAAAGAACTGTCAGAGATGATGCTTAGCGGAATCAAACAGGTAGCTCCAACCGGAATTTTGCTGATGTTTGCAGTACTTTACTTCAGCATTATGCTGGATGTTGGTTTGTTTGATCCTGTCATTGCACTAATTATCCGATATGCCCAAGGCGATCCACTCAAAATAATTATGGGCACGGCAGTACTTACAATGATAGTACACCTGGATGGAGATGGTACGGCAACATTCATGATAGTGATATCAGCATTCCTTCCTCTGTATACCCAACTCCAGATAAATCGGCTGATATTAACAGGTATTGTAGCCTTAAGTGTAGGTCCCATGCATCTGGTTCCCTGGTCTGGCACATCTGCCAGAGCTATGGCGACACTCAATTCTGATGCGGTTCACATCTTCAATCCCAATATTCCTGCTATAATCGCTGGTATTGTATGGGTATTGTTTGTTGCTTACTACTTAGGTAAAAAAGAGCGTAAGCGTTTGGGCATCGTGTTGTTGAACTATGATCCTAAAACAAACTTGAGTGAAGAAAAAAAAGGGTTTCGTCGTCCTTCGTTACTCTGGTTTAATGCTATTACAACCATTGCGCTGATAGTGATACTTATGAAGGGATGGCTGCCAACGCCAGTATTGTTTGTAATAGCCAGTACTATAGCTCTTCTGATCAATTTTCCCAAACTGAAAGAACAGCAATTGGTACTCAAGGCACATGGTTCCAATATCTTTTTAGTTTCAGGTATGATATTCGCGGCCGGTGTATTTTCAGGCATTCTGACGGGCACCAAGATGATTGATGCTATGGCCCACACACTGGTATCTCTTATCCCGCAAGAGCATGGTAATTTATTGCCTGTCTTAACAGCTCTTACCAGTATGCCTGCAAGTATGTTATTCACACCAGATGCCTATTATTTTGGAGTAGTCCCTATTTTAAGCCAGGCAGCACAACATTATGCTATAGACCCATTACAGATTGGAAGGGCAGCCTTACTAGGTCAGATGACAGTAGGGTTTCCTTTGAGTCCTCTTACCGCTTCCACTTTCTTACTGGTTGGACTTGCAGAAGTTGAATTGGGAGACCATCAACGGTTTATCTTTAAATGGGCATTGGGTACTACTCTCGTCATGACGCTTATTGCATTAACGACCGGATCTATACAAATCTAA
- a CDS encoding response regulator transcription factor gives MKILLVEDEVRLAEHVSNGLEQAGHVVDTASNGSIALEHASTTAYDLILLDLMLPGQNGFEVLKNLRDFNIRIPVIILSALSNTEHVIRALNDGALDYIRKPFDFDELLARIGVIGRKSMTQQVTKMVVAGLEMDKVKHEVNRNGKKIELTNREFALLELFMSNPDKLISRTQIAEKVWEVDFDMGSNVIEVHIYQLRKKINKGFETELLRTIVGRGYVLDSNPH, from the coding sequence ATGAAAATTTTGCTGGTAGAAGATGAGGTTCGGCTGGCGGAACATGTTTCTAATGGATTAGAGCAGGCCGGGCATGTGGTAGATACTGCTTCCAATGGCTCTATAGCTCTCGAACATGCCTCTACTACAGCTTATGATCTGATTTTGCTTGATCTGATGTTGCCAGGACAAAACGGATTTGAGGTACTGAAAAACCTGCGTGATTTTAATATTCGCATTCCTGTTATTATTCTGAGTGCATTAAGTAATACCGAACATGTGATCAGAGCTTTAAATGATGGAGCATTGGATTACATTCGAAAACCATTTGATTTTGATGAACTTCTTGCTCGTATTGGAGTGATTGGAAGAAAGTCTATGACACAGCAGGTAACCAAAATGGTAGTGGCAGGGCTGGAGATGGATAAAGTAAAACATGAAGTAAACCGGAATGGTAAAAAGATTGAACTCACCAACCGTGAGTTTGCTTTACTGGAACTGTTTATGTCGAATCCGGACAAGCTGATTTCCCGGACACAGATTGCTGAGAAAGTCTGGGAGGTAGATTTTGATATGGGAAGCAATGTGATAGAGGTACATATTTACCAACTTCGTAAAAAGATCAATAAAGGATTTGAAACAGAGTTACTACGAACCATAGTTGGACGAGGATATGTTCTGGATAGTAACCCGCACTAA
- a CDS encoding acyclic terpene utilization AtuA family protein: MKHKIRIGCGAGFSGDRLEPALILAEKGDLDYLVLECLAERTIALAQKRKLQDATKGYDPLLERRMHSLLPLIRKNNIRLITNMGAANPVAAAETICQIARQLHLDIIVAAVTGDDVLPLLSGTENSIETGEPLHTSGKLISANAYLGADALLPALATDAHIIITGRVADPSLFVAPLVHSFGWSLDDTERIGQATVIGHLMECAGQLTGGYFADPGKKDIPDFANLGHPFVDVWEDGTAIFSKVPGTGGTITLATVKEQLLYEVMDPSQYFTPDLVADFTGVHLTQTGTNQIQVVGGKGQQKPETLKVSVGYAAGFIGEGEISYAGSNALQRAQLAGETIRQRLSSSFSDIRIDYIGSTSVHRTSFGHHPEPYEIRLRVAAKASTSTQAALVGEEVEALYTNGPAGGGGARKYIHEVVGIVSTLIPRTQVQSTISLYQA; this comes from the coding sequence ATGAAACACAAGATACGAATAGGATGTGGAGCAGGATTTTCTGGTGACCGATTAGAACCTGCTCTTATCCTGGCAGAAAAAGGAGATCTGGACTATCTGGTGTTGGAATGTCTTGCGGAGCGTACAATTGCGTTGGCTCAAAAACGTAAATTACAGGATGCAACCAAAGGATATGACCCATTGTTGGAGCGCCGAATGCACAGTTTGTTACCACTGATCAGGAAAAACAACATTCGGCTTATCACCAATATGGGAGCAGCTAACCCTGTAGCTGCAGCAGAAACTATTTGTCAAATAGCCCGGCAATTACATCTGGATATCATTGTAGCTGCTGTAACAGGAGATGATGTATTGCCATTGTTATCAGGCACTGAAAACTCTATTGAAACAGGAGAACCCTTACATACTTCCGGAAAATTAATTTCCGCCAATGCCTATCTGGGTGCAGATGCCTTATTACCTGCCTTAGCAACTGATGCTCACATCATCATCACCGGACGTGTAGCAGACCCTTCTCTTTTTGTTGCGCCGTTAGTGCACAGTTTTGGATGGTCTTTAGACGATACAGAACGAATTGGACAGGCAACAGTAATTGGACATCTAATGGAATGTGCAGGACAGTTAACAGGTGGATATTTTGCTGATCCAGGTAAAAAAGATATTCCAGACTTTGCCAATCTGGGTCATCCTTTTGTTGATGTCTGGGAAGATGGAACAGCCATATTTAGTAAGGTACCGGGAACAGGTGGCACAATTACTCTTGCAACAGTTAAAGAACAACTTTTATACGAAGTTATGGACCCCAGCCAATACTTTACTCCGGATTTGGTAGCTGATTTCACAGGAGTACATTTAACACAGACAGGAACTAATCAGATTCAGGTTGTTGGAGGGAAAGGACAACAGAAACCCGAAACGTTGAAAGTAAGTGTAGGATATGCAGCAGGGTTTATTGGAGAAGGAGAGATCTCCTATGCAGGGAGCAATGCTTTGCAACGGGCACAACTTGCAGGTGAAACCATCCGGCAACGGCTTAGCTCTTCATTTTCAGATATACGTATCGATTACATAGGCAGTACTTCTGTACACCGAACTTCCTTTGGGCACCATCCAGAGCCTTACGAAATACGTCTTCGGGTAGCAGCGAAGGCGTCAACCTCAACACAGGCAGCTCTGGTAGGTGAAGAAGTAGAAGCACTCTATACCAATGGTCCAGCTGGAGGTGGTGGAGCCCGCAAATACATCCATGAAGTGGTAGGTATTGTTTCTACACTAATTCCTCGTACCCAGGTTCAATCAACAATTTCTTTATATCAGGCATGA
- the nhaD gene encoding sodium:proton antiporter NhaD: protein MSIILLVTLFIVGYAAITLEHQINLNKTATALLTGVLCWTIYALFHASNANQVVEELSHHLSSIAEVLFFLLGAMTVVELIDAHEGFRIITDHITSRNTLRLLWILSLLTFFLSALLDNLTTAIVMVSLLRKLVTEKEQRKFFAGIIIIAANAGGAWSPLGDVTTTMLWIGGQISAIPIMKGVFLPALVSLLIPLIYLSFKLKGISIAPKVEDTSTQGIQGGRLMLYCGLGSLLFVPVFKAITQLPPYIGMLLGLSIVWVASEIIHKDKDEEERKPFTAVHALQRIDTSSILFFLGILLAISCLESAHVLQGLATWMDNTIGNLDVIVVLIGLASAVIDNVPLVAATIGMYDLTNYPMDHKLWEFLAYAAGTGGSILIIGSAAGVAVMGMEKIDFMWYLRRIGILAFIGYLGGAATYLLVYQVLH, encoded by the coding sequence ATGAGCATTATATTACTTGTCACTCTTTTTATAGTTGGTTATGCCGCCATCACACTGGAGCATCAGATTAATCTTAATAAAACAGCGACGGCATTACTAACCGGGGTATTGTGCTGGACAATCTATGCACTTTTTCATGCTTCCAATGCGAACCAGGTGGTGGAAGAACTCTCTCACCATTTATCTTCGATTGCTGAGGTTCTTTTCTTTTTGCTGGGGGCTATGACTGTAGTAGAGCTGATTGATGCCCATGAAGGCTTTCGTATCATCACAGATCATATTACTTCCCGAAATACACTCCGGCTTCTTTGGATATTATCCTTGTTGACTTTCTTTCTTTCAGCATTGTTGGATAATCTTACTACTGCAATTGTAATGGTTTCCCTGTTACGCAAACTGGTGACAGAAAAGGAACAACGTAAATTTTTTGCAGGGATCATTATCATTGCAGCGAATGCCGGAGGTGCCTGGTCTCCTTTGGGTGATGTTACCACTACTATGTTATGGATTGGCGGACAGATTTCTGCCATACCTATTATGAAAGGTGTTTTTCTTCCTGCATTGGTTTCGTTGCTTATTCCCCTGATCTATCTGTCATTCAAGCTGAAAGGAATTAGTATAGCTCCAAAAGTTGAAGACACCAGCACTCAAGGTATTCAGGGTGGGCGTTTAATGTTGTATTGTGGATTAGGAAGCCTACTTTTTGTACCTGTCTTTAAGGCTATTACACAATTACCTCCTTATATAGGCATGCTACTGGGACTGAGTATTGTATGGGTGGCCTCTGAGATTATACACAAAGATAAAGATGAAGAAGAACGAAAGCCTTTTACTGCCGTACATGCCTTGCAACGAATTGATACTTCCAGTATACTTTTCTTTTTAGGTATTTTGCTCGCCATCAGTTGTCTGGAATCTGCTCATGTGTTACAAGGTTTAGCTACCTGGATGGACAATACCATCGGCAATCTGGATGTAATAGTGGTATTGATTGGGCTAGCCTCTGCTGTAATTGATAATGTGCCACTTGTGGCAGCAACCATAGGAATGTATGATTTGACAAATTATCCAATGGATCATAAGCTATGGGAGTTTCTGGCCTATGCTGCTGGTACAGGAGGCAGTATCCTTATTATTGGCTCAGCAGCGGGGGTAGCTGTAATGGGAATGGAGAAAATAGATTTTATGTGGTATTTGAGACGCATTGGAATACTGGCTTTTATTGGATATCTGGGAGGCGCTGCTACATACCTGCTGGTATATCAGGTACTGCATTAA